Within the Carassius auratus strain Wakin unplaced genomic scaffold, ASM336829v1 scaf_tig00011294, whole genome shotgun sequence genome, the region TGTAATGGGCCATGTCTGGAAATCGATTCCAATTGCAATGCTAAAGCTGTACCACCCTCCTCTAAAAAGCACCCAACAAAGTCCTCAACTCTCCAGTCATTTAGCATGAGGGCCGGTGGGATTTAAGTGTTGAAATGAGATGTTAACATTAAGTTATTAGGCTGATGGCCTCTGTCAGGTGAGCGTTAACTTAGAATTATATTCCTTCAAAGGCTGGTACAGTCCAGAATATGACAAGATTTAGCattcagtttaattaaaaatgtctaattCAGAGGCTGCATCCCAAATGACACAAGATGCACTTACTATTCTTACacactatgtatttatttactcgACTCACCTCCAATCTCTTATTGGTTTTTGGTCCATGTTTGTATGTATTAAACTACCCATGACCTGGTCATTGCTAGCGTCGtgctactgtttgagctacaaaaATGCTAAAGGCAACTTGCTGGCTGCAAATAAAACCTTGGTCAAGTTTTGGAGGGCAGCTAGACTCACAATACCACCAACGCAATATCAAAGTCTACTTTCATCCTTAGGGTTCCCTTTCCATATTTCAATTGTTAGGAGAATTGTACAAGAGCAATGGTTAAATTCTACATCtaagaaacacacaaacagtaaATAAATTGCTACTGCATATGTGAAATGCAAATTATGGTTAATTTATCAATACCATTATGCTGTTTAATTTCAGTGATAATTCAATAAGAAGAtttgaaaacagattttaaataaacCCTGTATTCTCAACTCATTTATTCACTGAAGTGAATATCAGATTTgctaaatttataatatatatttgacattatttttgtaTCTAATGGTGTTGGAAAATATTGAGGTGTTTAAAACAAGCATTTTGCGAGATTAAGAGATTAACGTTGAAcatattaatgcaaaataattcatttttgtttcagtACTAAAGGATCAGTAAACTGTAAAATCGGCATGCTTATAAAACAGGGTGAAATGTTCTAAAGCGGTAGATGAAAAAAATGAACTCGTTTTTTGGGGTCAATAGGTAAAAGTATTGATGTATGTCACTGTTGTTGAGCTTGAACAAGGTTGGTTGTAACCCAATAACAAGATATTTCCTTCCACACTTGCTCTGCTCTCCTGCATGAGTCTTAAAAGCTTGACACATTAAGCTTGTATGTGGAATGAGTCAGTATATAGCCAATACAATCTTCTGTAATCCTGTAATCCAAGTAAAAgaggaaaatatattaaaagggaTCACAAAAAGGAAATGCATCGAATATATTCACAAAACAGCTGAGCTGAAACATTTGATTACCACTACAAAGCTGATACTTGTATTTTGCTGGCTTTTTCATCTGTGGAGCGACAGATCAATTCCTGTTTGTCTGTTATATTTTCAAAACTTAATCGTGGCCCTTCCAGAAGCTGCCCAGAGTATCTGAGAACACTTAATAAATGGCGAGTTGTTATTGACTTCAATTTAGAGAAAGCTGCTGAATGCTTTTCTTCCATAGAGGCCCAGCTCACCTCGGGGAAATCCAGAATTGCATTGCCATAGGAAACATATTACCAGAGGTCAGAACCTCCAGTTTACAGGATTTATCGCTGAGCCTTCAATCATATTTTCACCTGTCTCAACTCTCACTGCCCTCAGTAGCTTCTCCATAGCTGCAGTGGATTCAGGCTGGCCTCCACCCAtacaaacacatatatttatataaaatgtcatatatatatatatatatatatatatatatatatatatatatatatatatatatatatatatatatatatatatatatatatatatatatctgcactatttagttaaaaatacatcaatggaaaacaattataaacaaagaggatataataatttttcataacTAAAAAGTCTTATAAATGTTTAATCCCATGTCACAAATGTCCattttacatcaaataaatatacttaaatgattttagcaaatggctgcaatataacgagtgaaaaatttaagggggtctgaatactttccctacccactgtatgtgtgtgtatgtgtatatatatatatatatatatatatatatatatatatatatatatatatatatatatatatatatatattattccgcCAGGATggatgaaattgatcaaaattaacagtaaagacttttgcatcgatgattttttatttgttctttttaataAACTTTCTTGTCATCttgagcaaaaaacaaaacaacaacaaaaaatgttccacaagcacagctgttttcaacattgttaataactgataataacaagaaatatttcttgaacaacatatattaaatatatattaaaacaaaaaaaagttgttttgaaatgtaataatattctACATGTAATAGTTTTTacttattgatcaaataaatgtagccattgtaagttactttatttattaattaatttttttaaatcctaccAACCCCAACATGTccaaaaaagacagtaaaagtgTGACTTTGAGTGCATGGCCATTTTATGTTAGAATGGATTGTAAAAACTACATGCATTcatctaaagtgacttacagtgcattcaagctttACATTTGTCACTCTATGAGTTCTCTAGGAACTGAACTCTTGACCTTGCTGTTGCTAACATCATCTCAATCCTCTGtagctgagctacaggaacacagaaAGATGCCTTACAGAGACTTCTCTTCCTTTCCCTGAAGTACTCAGCTTTCCCTGTGAACACTGAATTTCAATTGCTATTCATTTCAAAAACAAGGACCAATCATTCTCAGTGTATGATCCAAAGTCTAAAAGTATCATGTTAACTGCATTAAAACCCCACTGGATGAGTCAGGTAACATTTTAAGGATGATTTGAACTCAACATCTTTTCTTTGTCTCACTGTATGCTGAAGCTTTAGAAGGCATTTAAGGTGTCTGAGCCTACATGCTATATCCTATATGAGTTTACATAATATCAGAATGACTTTTCTTGCAAAAATTTTGTTTATGACAGAAACTATGGATGCAGCCATATGCAGCACAGCCAGACTCATATATCAACAGAAACTATGTCCCCCTTCTGtcaatgtttaattaatttgctTGACTTTTCATTTATGGCTTCCCACCGAAGTAAAGCTGAGAATGCTGATTGTGTCTTCCTACTTTAATGGATCACCAAATAACAAGCAAAAGTCTGTTGTCTGAAATAATTCACAGTAGCCTTTTATGCTCCGGTTGAAAGTCTGAGAGGATCAGGGTCTCGTGCAGCTATAATTACCATCTCTTTACCAAACATCAAACATTGACAAAGTCCCTTTTTACTGCAAACTGCTGGCAGAGCAACACCAGGATAATGAATTCACACATTACCAGAATGTTAATTGCAAATAGCCAATCTCAGTTCTGCATGCAAATGTAACATTTGCATATGACTGGAGAGGAAATATAAAAAGGATCCTTGAAACTATGAGGCTGACTGTTCCATGGGAGATTCCCTTATTTCCGATGGCACACAGGAATACCAGACTCGAGACATTGGAGACTACTGGGCACAAATGCAGGGTAGACTCATGATATTGGAATGAAAATGAGCCgcagattcattttcattttctgattCCCTGTTCACACAGTCCTGTTGGGGAAAAGTCCACAGCTCATGTTTAATGGACGGCAATGCCTCAGTTCTAttcagaaaaacataaaataaatacaaattgccATGAGACTGAGTTGTTTGGATCGACAGTATATTCCATTACTTATGAGATCTATCTGAAAATCGAAATACTATTAATGAATTTATAACTCTAATatgattattacattattaataagGTGTGTTAATGTAGCACTTAAAGATActtttatggaaaaaaaactatctcaagaataaattatacatttatacatatatgcgtatattttgtgttaatatttactgtgtgtttgtgatatatatatattttttattttaaaaaaatgtatttaatttgtatatatatatatttaaaaaaaatccagtgtattttttattttttttcaagcacAGTTGATACAGGACTTCGAAGACTTCAGGACAGGTATTCTCCCACTGAGCTTCAGTAAAGCTGAACTTGCCTTCTGAGCTTCAGTCAGGAGGAGAGTTTCATAATTAGGCACCCAGGGATTAAGTTTCCTAtatagggggaaaaaaatactatatagaTAAAGCAGTAGGGTAGTCAATGGGCAGTTCTGAGCAGGCCAGCTCAGTGGCCCCAAAACAGTGAGAATGAGATACCAGGCAAATTCCTCATGAAGCTCCCAGAGACTGTGGCTGGCAAAGTTAATTGTATCCGTGACCTAGTGAAGCATAGAAACACCCacaattgttgttattttatcttACATAGATTCTCCtcacaaaatatatttgtttttgtggaCATAACAGACTGACTGCATAGACTGCATTAGTTGCTTAGAAATATTCGATGATAGTCTTATCCTGTTCATAAGACAAGATAAAGATTGCCGCTTTTTTGGAGaatatttactgtgtgtgtgtgtgtgtgtatagtaaatatatatatatatatatatatatatatatatatatatatatatatatatatatatatatatatatatatagtttaagatGATGATTGTTATTAACCATTTATGTTTCATGTACTGCTAACCATCCATTTCTTCTAAGGAAAGCATGTTGATATTAAACAATCAATTATATGTTGCTAATTGGcaacacatttttgcatttgtttccATTTACTGCATGTTTTTTGCTGCTTCTGTATCCTGACTTGATTTAAAAgtgacctgttttttttcccaGTTTTCTCTGATCTGCAGGCACCCTTAATCATCTGTGCAAAGCCACACCACACCAAATGAGGTCCCCAAATAATTAAGAACATTAGTCTCCGAACAATAAATCTGTTccacaaacaaaacattaatcaACAGGAAGCAGGAAGTGAGGTTTAATTCAGACATGCAAAATCAATCACTGAAAAAATATGATTTCCAAATACGATTGCCCAGGTTTGCGTACTCgaggacaaaaacaaaagcaagatAAAGTGGTGCTGATAAGAACAAGCTCATAGACTTATACTGTAGATTTTGCTGAAATCTTAAACTGCACTCCCAATGTGTCTGAATGAATAATTCTATTTGAAACAAAGGGTTTTTATGTTAAATGAGTCGTGTAGGCAAGTGCTGCAAGCAGATTTTGAGAGTGCAGATTATTTGACAAAACCAGACATTTGTTAAAGAACTAATTCAGAATTCACTCAACTGTTATTCCATGTGATACATCAAGTTGCATTGTGCACTTTTATGTGGGCCTAAATGTGATATGGAAATGTTGAAATCTTATAGCCAGAACTGAAACAACAGCTTCAACTCATTTGATtgatttttagtaatttagtgtTAGTAAATCAGTGACTTACAGGTATCAAACTGTACATGATGtacgtaattattattattaggtcaGGTAATATTGTAAGtaaaactgtatgcaattatGTTTTACAAGACTAAAATTGATCAAGACAAGCtttgtttaaaactttaaaataaagtttaaaaatgcttgaaattttagatataaattgcaataaaattgaaaaagagttcaaaatcctaaaaaaaaagtatcatagtttccacaaaatattaagaagcacaatggttttcagcactgataataatacaaaatccttcttgagcaccaaatcagcatatcagaatgatcatattagaatttctgaaggatcacgtgacactgaaaatggagtaatgactgctgaaaattcagctttttcatcataggaataaattacattttaaaatgtattcatatggaaaacagttattttaaagctGTAATGATATTGCACAATTTGTccagcttttactgtatttttgatcaaatacatgcagccctagagatcttaccaaccccaagctTTTGACCAATGGTGTAAATTTCTGTGGCTTTGCCAAAATCATTTCATATTCCAACTCATGAATTAACTTAAATTTTAAGTTGTGACGGGCAGCTTGATTTCAATAAGTACTCAAAattttgagttctgaaagttaAAGTATGATTGCATATTGCAGCAAgctttttttatctcaaaatatcaAGTGAATCATATCCCATTACTCTCAGATGATCACAACAGAAAATGTAACTTTCTGATACAGCTGAGCTAAATTATAAAAGATCTGGACAACAGGCAGTTTCAAAGTTGGATGTAAAGACAGATACTGGCACTTACTGTAAGTCAAGCAGCACTGATCGTAGGGCAAATAGAGAGCTAAAGTAGTGTCCACCCTCACCTTTCAGCAACACCCACATCTCTACATGGCATCGTGAGCAGGGTCGATGAGGGTGAACAGATTCAGACAGCTAATAAATCAAACCAACCTCCCCCTTCCAAAAAAAATGGAGGGTAAGAAAAAGGGGATTTCATCATTACAGCCCAGATCGCTCCTACTGAACCCAAAGTCCTGAGAGCAGCACTTTGCCATCATGCTATGCTAAGCATAGACGAACCACAGCCTCGTAGCCAAGAGCCAATTCATTCATTCACCCTCAACCTTTTGCTGATCACCCATCAGAAGCTCTTCCCCTCCCAACCGGAAAGCACAACATGTCTTCTGATCAGCACTCTGCAGTAATAACCCCAACGAAGTGTATATACAACAAGTGCCATTAAATGTTAAGGAGGCAGAGTTTGACCGATATTCAGGCTGACTGTGCTGTGGCATCACAGCAAACCACTCCCCTCGACCGCTGCGGCTCTATAACACCCTTCACAGTGACCGCCAAATATGACTGCCACAGAAACTGGGACGCAGCATGCCACATATTTCAATCTACACAGGAGAGAGGGATCTAGGGATGTGGAACAGAGGGAATGATATTGACATGGGCCCGTTTCAAATGCCTCCCTCCATCTATCTACCCCTCTACCCTCTCCAGATTCTGCTTGTTACCAGCTACTCACAACCAGGTCACCAAACAAAATcacactcacattcataaaaatacacacacacacacacacacacacacacacacacacacacacacacacacacacacacaatacagtatgtatatataggcaaaaaattaaaataaaaaataaaatctaaactatTTAAAGTACTATTTAATACCCCTGAGGCACATGCATGGGAATCACAtcagtctgtttttttatttattttttttataaatcctaAAGACGTAAGATCATACAATCAAAACCACATTCAAATGCATGCATGAAAATTGTTGGTACTGCAGCCATTAATTAcctgatttgctgattatttaATCACTTGGTTTACAATTAGTCACAAATTGAATATCTAAGAAAAGCtaccaaataaacattttattgttgAATTTAGGGGCATGATTAAATgcatagattttttcttttttttttttttttacagatttattaatgattgtgaaaaaaaaaaaaaaaaaacaataaatgaataaccCAAACtgataccaatatatatatatatataaaaaattaaatgtggtgAACATACTGAGATGGCATCTCTGTGAAGGTGGAAATAATTGATCACAAGTCCCCCGAGAGAGCCTCGCTGTTTAATAATTTCACATGACACTGAAAAGAACATTTTGagctatattataaaataatatttccacAATTAGCATTGTGTTGGGtataaaataaatggttttagtttttggtactaaaatatatttttctgtacatCAAATTGAGGGCAATTATAACAAAgtttatttaatcacaaataagCCAGAgtgaagaaattataaaataattaaacaactgAACatgaaaatgctattttaaatgtgtgtagtCATATAGCAGATagactgatttaaaaaataacaaatattgctTATGCTAAAAGACAAATGGCAGATTTGTAGTAATCAGTCAGGAAGGAAAATGTAATTGCCCCGCAGATTCATTAGCAGCACCAATATGTTTAAAGCTTTCCTGCCTTGCTGCTTTGCTGTATGGTTGGCGTTTGACACCTCCAATAAACTCAGCATCTCACTGTGAAGTGGAGCGAATCGCAGAAGAACTTGCATGCTGCATCCTCACATTTCCATGCATACGACCTCTATAATGATATTAGCACTGGGATCTTTAATTACCTCCACTGGTGAGTTGTTAAATAGGGGGGTCAAAGTATTGGCCGTACACCCAGACTAGGGTAATTCATACAGCTCCCTGGTGTGCAAAAGCTCAATGGTTCTTCAGCCAACAGTGCTATGACTCTATAGCTAATTCTGTAACAGATGATAAGATGCCATCCAAAAGTACCATTCTGTGCTTTTGGCAGTTCTACTCAGCAACCATAACAAATGAAGGCGAAAGTGCTTCCCATCACCAGTTCTGAACTGAAAGGTAGAGTTTAAATTGTTGCAGTCTGGTGCAGAGGATTAAAAAAATGTCACTTCCAGAGGGAAAGGGCtggaatattttattaaaagtgatTTGGTTGGATGGATGATCAAAGTCAGCACTTGACCATATAACTATATACATTCATACTCTACGTCTAAACAGTCCACATTTCAGGTGGATGAGCATGGAGTGTAAATGTAAAATCTGACTAACATGGGTGTGCTGATGTGAGCAGCAGTGGTCCTGACTGATCTCAGCTGGGCTCCTTAGGTGTTAAGACCCCTGAGAGAGCTGTCTCTCGTGtgatgtcacctacagtagcaccGCTGTTCATTCTCCAGAGGGCAGAAGCACAGAAGGCCAGTTCAGTGGTATAAAGCCTTTTCATATAAAACCACTGGAAGTATGAGAAAAATGTGAGTGCAAGTTCACTTGAGGATGTTTATgtgattttatttcaagtaagatGTATTTGCTCACAATTTGTGAATTCTAAATGCTTCTGCACGGAAGGGAAACATAAACAGATTTCAATTTAAGTACTCCTAAGACtcaaatgtgcaaatgtttatagacggtaacaataatataacatttttacctcattaaaaatgttttgcaaagaAAAATTGTGGAATGGACAGTTGAGAAGGTGTTTAAAATCAAGTACACTCACATGAGATTAAAAATCCATAGTTAAAGCAGATTTGATTTATATGGAACTGATTGTCTCATGGGGGCAgacatgttgagatcacatgaccaatCCAATATACTTAAAACTATTATACAGTAATATCTCAGTAACCTATTACTAATACTTTTGCTGGCGGAATAAACAGCAAATAATGGCGCCGGTGACTGAAAACATTATCTTGTGCAATAATACATCCACACTGATATGTGTTAGTATAATCTCATGATgaatatttttgttgtaaattaagaaatgcaatttaaaatttatattgaGAAATTAGAAATTTTCTTGGTAGAGGTTTGTAATTTTAGCACATATCtaccttatttattttcttatcttACCCACTTCAGCTGCGTTATTTTCTTACCAAACCACACTCCtctattttttattgtgttttttttttcttcttttcttgcCTCTTTCTCACTTGTCTGTCCTGTTCTGGTGTCCTTTAAGACTGGTCTGCCAATGCAAGCAGAGTCAGCATTCACACAAAGATGGTGTCACTCCAGTGATCCTTGGGAGCCTTCTATAGCATCATGCCTGTTTTCATTTGCTTGTCTGTTTTCATCTGGAGTactcaaatgaaatataaaaatgcattcttAATACAAATGTACTCTACATAAGTGTATTTCCAAGAAGCATCTCTTCCATTGcatagttttcatatttaaaattttaattatgcaATTGAAACACCAGTTCATAATACATAAAGTATGTTGAAGAGAAATAAGAAAGTCAGACTTAGAGTAAAGGGGGATAGGAAAAATGAGAgcaaaaaaaagattaacaatgAAAATGCGAGGAATAAGTGTGTACAGTGGAAAGAATTGGAAAGAGTATTTTCAAGACAACATGAGAGGAAAGTTTGGAAAGAGGTGAAGGAGAATTAAAATAATGAGGATAGAAAGAAAGGAGTTAAGTGGAGACAAAAAGAGTCAAAGAATGAGAGGGAAAAAACTGTGAAAAGTGAATCAGGAAGACTTGGAGAGTCTATTGGTGTGTGTGAGTATTTGAACGAGAGGCAGTACACTCAGCGAGGAGGGGGAAAATGTGTTAATGCACAAGAACACTGCATCAAACCAATGCACTGCTCTGAGCGGGATGCGTCAGCAGTACATTCACGTTTCCACTGAAGGacaaaaggaggagaaagactcTGCCGCTTGTAACCCAGTCACACAGAGAGAAATACAGAGAGGAGGGTGAGCGCTGGAGGTGAGGACTGCTGCTCTTGCCACTGTTGCCGTTGATGGTCTTCTCTGCCGCGCGTGTGGGTGAGCGTGTTCGCGGTCTCTCTCCCTCGCGTGCTTTTTCTCCTGCCCACCTCCCACTGCAGAGCCACTGCCAACCCGCAGCCTCACAGCCAGAGCAGGCGAACTGCCACAACTTACTACCTCAAGACAAGGGAAAATAAAGGAATACCGCAGGATCCACAGCGGGGGAGGGAGGGCAAACTACGGAATCCTCTGCAAGGTATCTTTCTGAAATTAGCCACACGTCATACTGTGgcatcaatcttttttttttttttctgagactgagaaaagagagaaaggaagaagGAGAGTGAGGACGCCAGACAGagaaagagtgtgagagagagagagcacaaggAGCAAACGATCATCAGATAGGGAGAGAGCTTCACCACTGCTGCGCTGCTTTTGATGCTGCTCCCCCATCCTTTTTCCCCCCTTCCCCCTTTTGCTCCTGCAACACCACCCCCGAGCCCCCCTCTGGAGAAATTGATGGATTATTGCTAACTGTGCACGCGGCAGTCCGCAGCTGCTACAGAAACAGACAGGAGAGCAGAGTGAGTTAAAAAAGCAAGACGGAATGACCGCAGTGTACGTCTGTTAGCCTTTTTGGATTCATTAACATATGGCTGGTCAGTAGAACAAGTGTCGCGGGGGGTGGATGAtggcaaactaaaaaaaaaaaaaaagcttagtctACTGCAAAGGGGAGAAACGAATCTGAGAGGactttctttttatagttttctTGGTTTATTGTGCATGTGCTTCGGCAATGGAGTATTGTGAAAATTGTTCAGTGGTATTCAGTGTCGCCTTCCAAGGACAATCAATAGCAGAGCTGAGAGGAGATCTTTTCCAAGCTGACTGGATCCGTGCACCTGCTTAGCTGACTGGGCCTTACCTCTTGAACTAGTTTCACTGAATGCCGCTTCTCTTTGGAATTAATAGGAGCCATTTTGTCAAATCAGTTCATGATCCACTTTACTTTTATAAGATAAATGGCTGAAAATGATGTGCTGGGATCTTAGTGGGAAATATGAGTGAGCAGTGTTGGGGATTTGCTTCCAAATAAAGGATTATTCTAAGGACAACTCCGAGCTAATGAGGTAGGTGCCTTCTATTTCAACATATTTATTCTTTAGATCAGCTTTTTCCCTTCTCTACTCATCTTTTTCTTCCCCACCCcccatctcttcctctctttccctctctgtgTTTAACCCAGCACCATCCTACACTGTCGATGGCAAACAGATGCAGAGTCTTGCTCAAACCAGGGTAGGGCCACTGTTCTCCGTACCCCAGCCGAATCCCCACGCGATGTTGAATTATGAACGCGCCACATCATGAGTCTTTTGTGGCAGGTAACTGTGCACCGTGCCTGGAACGCAGCCCTGCTCTTTGCAGTCTACCTCGTGGTTCGATCATGGAGCGTATGCGCCGCCCCCTCCGGACCACTGACCTGCCCTGGTGTTTGCTCCTGTAGTAACCAGTTCATTAAGGTGGTGTGCACCAGGCGCAGCTTGATTCGAGTGCCCCCAGGTATTCCTGCCACCACACGGCATTTAAACTTAATGGAGAACAGCATAGAGACAATTGAAGCTGGTACATTTCAACACCTTCGTCACCTGGAGGTACTACAACTGGGTAGGAACTCTATTCGTCAGATTGAGGTGGGGGCCTTCAGTGGCCTCAACAGCCTCAACACACTGGAGCTGTTCGACAACCGATTGACAGTGATCCCAAGTGGCGCTTTTGAGTACTTGTCTAAACTGCGGGAATTATGGCTCAGGAACAACCCTATCGAAAGCATACCTTCCTACGCATTTAATCGTGTTCCCTCTCTAATGCGTCTGGATCTGGGAGAATTAAAGAAGCTGGAGTATATTTCTGAGGGTGCTTTTGAGGGATTATACAACTTGAAATACTTAAACCTTGGAATGTGTAACCTGCGGGAGATGCCAGTCCTGACCCCTTTGGTAGGGCTGGAGGAGTTAGAGATGTCTGAGAACTACTTCCCAGAGATAAAACCTGGGTCTTTCAGGGGTTTGAAATCTCTGAAAAAGCTTTGGATTATGAACTCTCGGATCACCACTATAGAGAGAAATGCATTTGATGATGTCACAGCCTTGGTTGAGCTCAACCTGGCCCATAATAACCTTAGCTCTTTGCCCCATGACCTTTTTGCGCCCTTGAGTTACCTTGTGGAACTCCATTTGCACCACAACCCTTGGCAGTGCAACTGTAATGTGGTGTGGTTGGCTTGGTGGCTGAGGGAGTACATTCCCACTAATTCCACCTGCTGTGGACGCTGCCACACCCCTGCTTACTTACGTGGACGCTACCTGGTGGAGGTGGACCAGAGCACTTTCCAGTGCTCAGCACCTTACATACTGGATGCCCCAAGGGATCTTAACATATCTGCTGAACGTGTAGCTGAGCTAAAATGTCACACAGCCCCTATGTCATCAGTTAGGTGGCTCCTTCCTAATGGAACGGTTTTGACCCATGGCTCTAATCATCCACGGATATCAGTGCTCAATGATGGGACGCTAAACTTCTCCAACGTGCTGCCAGCAGATACAGGTGTGTACACCTGCATGGTCACCAACATTGCTGGCAACTCCAATGCTTCAGCCTACCTGAATGTGACTGCAGCTGAGCTCAACACTTCTAACCTGAGTTACTTCACTACAGTGACAGTGGAGGA harbors:
- the LOC113073051 gene encoding leucine-rich repeat-containing protein 4-like, with protein sequence MSLLWQVTVHRAWNAALLFAVYLVVRSWSVCAAPSGPLTCPGVCSCSNQFIKVVCTRRSLIRVPPGIPATTRHLNLMENSIETIEAGTFQHLRHLEVLQLGRNSIRQIEVGAFSGLNSLNTLELFDNRLTVIPSGAFEYLSKLRELWLRNNPIESIPSYAFNRVPSLMRLDLGELKKLEYISEGAFEGLYNLKYLNLGMCNLREMPVLTPLVGLEELEMSENYFPEIKPGSFRGLKSLKKLWIMNSRITTIERNAFDDVTALVELNLAHNNLSSLPHDLFAPLSYLVELHLHHNPWQCNCNVVWLAWWLREYIPTNSTCCGRCHTPAYLRGRYLVEVDQSTFQCSAPYILDAPRDLNISAERVAELKCHTAPMSSVRWLLPNGTVLTHGSNHPRISVLNDGTLNFSNVLPADTGVYTCMVTNIAGNSNASAYLNVTAAELNTSNLSYFTTVTVEEVEPTSQEVIKPKTVTASPSVFQPVFISTPTVLLQTPRQVSVPTVRGTTGPPASLDEVMKTTKIIIGCFVAVTLLAAVMLIAFYKLRKRHQQRSSVVSARTTDDIQMNRNVPTTHGGTSIPGESGMISPSLRDHKNTYKLSFSSYKSAHSSPWLDNNFGNSLHHSRPTTISTIPEHYLNKTHTKEKVQETQI